In Zunongwangia profunda SM-A87, the following proteins share a genomic window:
- a CDS encoding ABC transporter permease, translating to MKFPFYIAKRYLFSKSSNNAINIITIIAAIGVFAGAFSLFIVLSGFSGLREFSLAFANEFDPDLKVIPKTGKTITFSKNLEEEFAKIDGIANYSKTIEERVFLEYKEKTAWAFIKGVDERYQQVTVIDSSVDGTWFTSSEPQVVIGADISRKLNPGIFNYNRPMRLIVPKPGKGQVTNPADAFNQKSVVVSGIYNINSDLNDKYVFSNIAFAQSLLDLDKNTYSAIEVKLTAEADAEKVKAAILKLFGNSVEIRTRAQLNDVLYKMLNTENLAVYLIFTLVLIIALFNVVGSIIMVILDKKENIKTLQSLGASPGQIKNIFFTQGMLMCSIGGAIGLLCAIFLIYLQMQFDLVMITPSLAYPVTIEISNILTVILTIGILGLFASFLAAGRSKKALEE from the coding sequence TTGAAATTCCCTTTTTACATCGCCAAACGCTACCTGTTTTCTAAAAGCAGTAATAATGCGATTAATATTATCACCATAATCGCTGCTATTGGCGTTTTTGCCGGTGCTTTTTCTTTATTTATAGTACTATCCGGATTCTCCGGACTTCGGGAATTTAGTCTTGCTTTTGCCAATGAGTTTGATCCCGACTTAAAAGTGATTCCTAAAACAGGGAAAACCATCACTTTTTCTAAAAATCTGGAAGAAGAATTCGCTAAAATCGATGGCATTGCAAACTATAGCAAAACAATCGAAGAACGGGTTTTCCTGGAATATAAAGAAAAAACAGCCTGGGCGTTTATAAAAGGGGTAGATGAAAGGTATCAACAGGTTACGGTTATCGACAGCTCTGTAGATGGCACCTGGTTTACCTCTTCTGAACCACAGGTGGTAATTGGTGCGGATATTTCCCGAAAACTAAATCCCGGGATTTTTAATTATAACCGACCTATGCGGTTAATAGTTCCTAAACCTGGAAAAGGACAGGTAACCAATCCTGCCGATGCTTTTAACCAAAAAAGTGTGGTGGTAAGTGGGATTTATAATATCAATTCAGACCTTAACGATAAATACGTTTTCTCGAATATCGCTTTTGCACAAAGCCTTTTAGATTTAGATAAAAACACCTACAGCGCCATAGAGGTTAAATTAACCGCGGAAGCTGACGCCGAAAAAGTAAAAGCCGCGATCTTGAAATTGTTTGGCAATTCGGTTGAAATACGAACCCGTGCGCAGCTTAACGATGTGCTCTACAAAATGCTAAATACCGAAAACCTTGCGGTATACCTGATTTTTACACTGGTTCTAATTATCGCATTGTTCAATGTGGTAGGATCGATTATTATGGTTATTCTCGATAAAAAAGAGAACATTAAAACCCTGCAAAGTCTGGGCGCGTCGCCAGGCCAAATCAAAAATATCTTCTTTACCCAGGGCATGTTAATGTGTAGTATTGGCGGGGCTATCGGACTTTTATGTGCGATCTTTCTTATCTACCTGCAAATGCAGTTTGATCTGGTAATGATTACCCCAAGCTTAGCTTATCCCGTAACTATTGAAATCAGTAATATTCTAACCGTCATCCTTACTATTGGTATACTTGGTTTATTTGCCTCTTTCCTCGCCGCAGGTCGCAGTAAAAAAGCTTTAGAAGAATAG
- a CDS encoding DUF4276 family protein: MKRLIIIVEGDTEEEFVNSILRPYFYSKGFYQIDCFKIKHSKGGMSKYRHLKKDILNIIYENNVVVSTLIDFYALPTDFPKFEDSKQIQNKSDRITFLENAIKKEVEESQNANFPNLIPYIQQHEFEALIFSSIKGIEELFEKSEANFKEIEKIIQAYPNPEDINDNPNTAPSKRLIQNIKGYNKVIDGVSIIEEIGLPEILNKCSRFRNWIEILEDALGE; encoded by the coding sequence ATGAAAAGACTTATAATCATAGTTGAAGGAGATACTGAGGAAGAATTCGTGAATTCCATTCTCCGACCGTATTTCTATTCCAAAGGTTTTTACCAAATTGATTGTTTTAAAATTAAACATTCCAAAGGAGGAATGTCAAAATATCGACATCTCAAAAAGGATATTCTAAATATAATTTATGAAAATAACGTTGTCGTTAGTACGCTCATAGATTTCTATGCTTTGCCCACAGACTTTCCTAAATTTGAGGATTCAAAGCAAATCCAGAATAAATCCGATAGAATAACCTTCCTTGAAAATGCAATAAAAAAAGAAGTAGAAGAATCTCAAAATGCCAACTTCCCAAATCTGATACCCTATATTCAACAACATGAATTTGAGGCATTAATTTTTAGCTCTATTAAAGGAATTGAAGAACTCTTTGAAAAGTCGGAGGCAAATTTCAAAGAGATTGAGAAAATAATACAAGCTTATCCCAATCCCGAAGACATCAATGATAATCCAAATACAGCTCCTTCCAAAAGATTAATTCAAAATATTAAAGGTTATAATAAAGTTATAGATGGGGTCTCAATAATTGAAGAAATTGGACTGCCTGAAATTCTAAATAAATGCTCGCGATTTAGAAACTGGATTGAAATTTTAGAAGATGCTTTAGGGGAATAA
- a CDS encoding AAA family ATPase has protein sequence MLDRIKIEGYKSIRKLELELEPINILIGSNGVGKSNFISFFKLVNNIYEQRLKQYSLKNGADNLLYFGRKNTKNIKGYLNFGNNAYSFILEPNNDGGLFIVEENSIYHPAQNNWSFWNKDVQESGIKDSSSIRDRYLREHLETYKIYHFHDTSPSAPLRSPANINDNRILKEDGGNLPAYLYLLQEKFPKNFKRIEKTIQSVAPFFGSFNLQPDRLDETRIKLVWNEENHEDDYFDASHLSDGSLRFIALTTLLLQPNLPKVIIIDEPELGLHPVAVNKLAGLIKSASQKDCQIIVSTQSVNLLNNFKAEDIITVDKVENQSSFARLDQDGLKEWLDDYSIGELWVKSVIHGQPK, from the coding sequence ATGTTAGATAGAATTAAAATAGAAGGTTATAAATCAATCAGAAAATTAGAATTGGAATTGGAGCCAATTAATATATTGATTGGTTCTAATGGTGTTGGTAAATCTAATTTCATATCCTTTTTTAAACTTGTAAATAACATCTACGAACAAAGATTAAAACAATATTCATTAAAAAACGGTGCAGATAATCTATTATACTTTGGAAGAAAAAATACGAAGAACATAAAAGGGTATTTAAATTTTGGTAATAATGCGTATTCATTTATTCTAGAACCAAATAACGACGGAGGACTTTTTATCGTAGAAGAAAATAGCATTTATCATCCAGCACAAAATAATTGGTCATTTTGGAATAAAGATGTCCAAGAAAGTGGAATTAAAGATTCAAGTTCGATAAGAGATAGATACCTAAGGGAACATCTTGAAACTTATAAAATATATCATTTTCACGACACCAGTCCGAGCGCTCCACTAAGATCTCCAGCTAATATTAATGATAATAGAATTCTCAAAGAAGACGGCGGTAATTTACCGGCATATCTATATTTGTTACAAGAGAAGTTTCCTAAAAATTTCAAAAGAATAGAGAAAACAATTCAATCGGTAGCTCCTTTTTTTGGTAGTTTTAATTTGCAACCAGACAGATTAGATGAAACCAGAATTAAATTAGTTTGGAATGAAGAGAATCATGAGGATGATTATTTCGATGCTTCTCATTTGTCAGATGGTAGTTTACGTTTTATTGCATTAACAACTCTTTTATTACAACCGAATTTACCTAAAGTCATTATAATAGACGAACCTGAATTAGGCCTTCATCCCGTCGCTGTAAATAAATTGGCAGGTTTAATAAAATCAGCTTCTCAAAAAGATTGTCAAATAATAGTTTCAACACAATCAGTTAACCTGTTAAATAACTTTAAAGCAGAGGATATTATTACAGTTGACAAAGTTGAAAATCAATCAAGTTTTGCAAGGTTAGATCAAGATGGTCTAAAAGAATGGTTAGACGACTATTCAATAGGTGAATTGTGGGTTAAAAGTGTAATTCACGGACAACCTAAATGA
- a CDS encoding sensor histidine kinase: MKLIHVNSKTIAYWIIQVVFWSFLSGVMAFSYWAGSNELQLKAWQVVLDFSVVILLSIFFTHQLKRLLNKCIQFDAIRLKHLFISLGFLLTTTVLFYLVYEVYIELIYTYVYNRTDVLEHTSQGLKNNMIFILNYFIYFTIWTVFYVAIKGLMELNNSREIRLKLESNLKESQLNTLKGQINPHFMFNSLNNIRGLMLEDVPRARNMLTSLSETLRYSLTKSNVDAIALEDELDMVRNFIAISKIQLEDRLIFKEDIDKASLTKLIPPMIIQMLIENAIKHGISSLKEGGLIVLSTLIKDSQLQIKVTNTGTIRTGHKSTQLGLENIKQRLALLYGEKATFNLQEIEHKVIASINIPIV, from the coding sequence TTGAAATTAATTCACGTGAACTCAAAAACAATAGCCTACTGGATCATTCAGGTTGTTTTCTGGTCCTTCCTGTCGGGAGTTATGGCTTTTAGTTATTGGGCCGGTAGTAACGAGTTACAATTAAAAGCCTGGCAGGTTGTTCTGGATTTTTCTGTAGTGATTCTGTTATCCATTTTTTTCACCCATCAGTTAAAAAGGCTTTTAAACAAATGTATTCAATTTGATGCGATTCGGTTAAAGCACTTATTTATTAGCCTGGGCTTCCTGTTAACAACGACGGTTCTTTTCTACCTGGTTTACGAAGTATATATAGAACTTATATATACCTATGTTTATAACAGGACAGATGTGTTAGAACATACCTCTCAGGGTTTAAAAAACAATATGATTTTTATCCTGAACTATTTTATCTATTTCACGATTTGGACGGTATTCTATGTGGCGATAAAAGGACTAATGGAACTTAACAATAGCAGGGAGATTAGATTGAAACTGGAATCTAATCTTAAAGAATCTCAATTAAATACCCTTAAGGGACAAATTAATCCGCATTTTATGTTTAACAGCCTAAATAATATTCGTGGTTTAATGTTAGAAGATGTTCCAAGAGCCAGAAATATGCTTACCAGCCTATCAGAAACCTTACGCTATTCTTTAACCAAAAGCAATGTAGATGCTATAGCATTAGAAGACGAATTAGATATGGTTAGAAATTTTATTGCCATCTCCAAAATTCAGCTGGAGGATCGTCTTATCTTTAAAGAAGATATAGACAAAGCATCCTTAACGAAATTAATCCCTCCTATGATTATACAGATGCTTATCGAAAATGCCATTAAGCATGGAATCTCCAGTTTAAAAGAAGGGGGGCTAATAGTGCTTTCCACGCTAATAAAAGATAGCCAATTACAGATAAAAGTGACCAATACGGGAACAATAAGAACCGGCCATAAGAGCACTCAACTGGGTTTAGAAAATATAAAACAGCGCCTGGCATTGCTCTATGGTGAAAAAGCGACCTTTAATTTACAGGAGATAGAACATAAAGTGATAGCCTCAATTAACATCCCAATAGTATGA
- a CDS encoding LytR/AlgR family response regulator transcription factor, translating into MKTLKAVIVEDSRLARNELKELLNSHKEIELIGEAANVDEGFSLITASNPDLLFLDINMPEKDGFELLEMLDEVPVTIFTTAFDEYAIKSFEYNTFDYLLKPINPNRFALSIEKVLEKGRHNETLDPKNENALRLDKQIFIKDGEKCWLVKIQDIFMFEIVGNYTRVFFENNKPLIYKSLGKIEEKLPNDIFFRANRQQLININQVKKVVSWFNGKLKIEMNSGDEVEISRRQSYLFKEQLSL; encoded by the coding sequence ATGAAAACCTTAAAAGCAGTTATTGTTGAAGATTCTCGTTTAGCTAGAAACGAGCTAAAAGAACTTCTAAATTCCCATAAAGAAATAGAACTTATTGGCGAAGCCGCAAATGTAGATGAGGGGTTTAGTTTGATCACAGCAAGCAATCCAGATCTGCTTTTTCTGGATATCAATATGCCAGAGAAAGATGGGTTTGAGTTATTAGAAATGTTAGATGAAGTACCCGTAACTATTTTTACCACCGCATTTGATGAATATGCGATCAAATCGTTTGAGTATAATACCTTTGATTATTTACTAAAACCCATTAACCCTAATCGTTTTGCGCTGTCTATAGAAAAAGTGCTCGAAAAAGGGAGGCATAATGAAACCTTAGATCCTAAAAATGAGAATGCTTTACGCCTGGATAAGCAAATCTTTATAAAGGACGGAGAAAAATGCTGGCTGGTAAAGATTCAGGATATCTTTATGTTTGAAATTGTGGGAAACTATACCCGTGTTTTTTTTGAAAACAATAAACCACTCATCTATAAATCCCTGGGTAAAATCGAAGAAAAATTACCAAACGATATTTTTTTTAGAGCCAACAGGCAGCAGCTAATCAATATCAATCAGGTTAAAAAAGTGGTGTCCTGGTTTAACGGAAAACTAAAAATCGAAATGAATTCCGGAGACGAAGTGGAAATTTCAAGAAGGCAGTCCTACTTATTTAAAGAGCAATTAAGCCTTTAA
- the rbfA gene encoding 30S ribosome-binding factor RbfA, with protein sequence METNRQKKIGGVLQKDLAEILNNNLRDAGINGILISVSKVKVTTDLSIAKAYLSVFPQKHAGDILTELNEVKSKIKHQMALRTKNQLRKMPDLSFFIDDSLEYIENIEKSMKGDENPISNPDLLDRRKKS encoded by the coding sequence ATGGAAACAAACAGACAGAAAAAAATAGGAGGCGTTTTGCAGAAAGATCTGGCAGAAATCTTAAATAACAATTTAAGGGATGCCGGGATCAATGGAATTTTAATTTCTGTTTCTAAAGTTAAAGTAACTACAGATCTTAGCATTGCCAAAGCCTATCTAAGCGTATTTCCGCAGAAACACGCCGGTGATATTTTAACCGAATTAAACGAAGTTAAATCTAAAATAAAACATCAAATGGCATTACGTACCAAAAATCAGCTACGTAAAATGCCCGATCTTAGCTTTTTTATCGACGACTCTTTAGAATATATCGAGAACATCGAAAAATCGATGAAAGGCGATGAGAACCCAATTAGCAATCCAGATCTATTAGACCGCAGGAAAAAGTCATAG
- a CDS encoding nucleotidyltransferase domain-containing protein, protein MEMHQKISQYLERIEQEHQIKILLACETGSRAWGFPSSDSDFDIRIIYIHPKDWYLSLTEKKDSLDFMFENNEIDITGWDIRKSLRLLQKSNPPLLERIQSPIIYKADKDFVKEIQQLATTQYSRIATIHHYLSMAKKFLDELESTESYKLKKFFYALRSAMACKWIVEKEQMPPIEFRKMLAGLPLEKQLVNRIEELIALKAVQSESYLHEGEAPLFALMHSCVERAEAQRKSLPASNGSFNELDAFFLTMVHRYDD, encoded by the coding sequence ATGGAAATGCATCAAAAAATTAGTCAGTATTTAGAAAGGATCGAGCAAGAACATCAAATAAAAATTCTGTTGGCCTGCGAGACCGGTTCCCGTGCCTGGGGATTTCCTTCGTCCGATAGTGATTTTGATATCCGAATTATCTATATCCATCCCAAAGACTGGTATTTATCGCTGACCGAGAAAAAGGATAGCCTGGATTTTATGTTCGAGAATAACGAGATTGATATCACCGGCTGGGATATACGCAAGTCGTTACGACTTCTCCAAAAGTCCAATCCGCCTTTGTTGGAACGGATCCAGTCCCCAATCATCTATAAAGCCGATAAAGACTTTGTAAAGGAAATTCAGCAATTGGCCACTACCCAGTATTCCAGAATTGCCACGATTCATCATTACCTGAGCATGGCTAAAAAGTTCCTGGACGAGCTGGAAAGTACCGAAAGCTATAAACTTAAAAAATTCTTTTACGCCCTACGTTCGGCGATGGCCTGTAAATGGATTGTCGAAAAAGAACAAATGCCGCCTATAGAATTTAGGAAAATGCTGGCAGGCTTACCTTTAGAAAAACAGCTTGTTAACAGGATTGAAGAACTAATCGCCTTAAAAGCCGTCCAAAGTGAAAGCTATTTGCACGAAGGAGAAGCGCCCCTCTTTGCATTGATGCATTCCTGTGTAGAACGTGCTGAAGCCCAGCGAAAATCCTTACCGGCTTCCAACGGTAGTTTTAACGAGCTGGATGCGTTCTTTCTAACAATGGTACACCGGTATGACGATTGA
- the mce gene encoding methylmalonyl-CoA epimerase: MKKIEHIGIAVSDLEAAIKTYAAVMGKPHYKTEAVLSEGVNTSFFEIGESKIELLAATSADSAIAKSILKRGEGIHHIAFAVDDIEAEINRLKNEGFRLLNEQPKQGADSKLVAFMHPKDANGVLIELCQEIR, from the coding sequence ATGAAAAAGATAGAACATATAGGCATTGCCGTGAGTGATCTTGAAGCTGCCATTAAAACCTACGCGGCAGTAATGGGAAAACCACATTATAAAACCGAAGCCGTACTTAGCGAAGGGGTAAATACTTCTTTTTTTGAAATAGGGGAAAGTAAGATCGAATTACTTGCAGCAACATCAGCCGATAGTGCCATTGCAAAATCTATTCTGAAAAGAGGGGAGGGCATACATCATATTGCTTTTGCGGTAGATGATATCGAAGCAGAGATCAATAGATTAAAAAACGAAGGCTTTCGACTTTTAAATGAACAACCAAAACAGGGAGCAGATAGCAAGCTGGTGGCCTTTATGCATCCTAAGGATGCCAATGGAGTTTTAATCGAACTTTGCCAGGAAATCCGCTAA
- a CDS encoding mobile mystery protein A has protein sequence MRNKHSLLIEQLDQKLQPFDQTKKALVPERGWINTIRTTLNMTMAQLGTKLNITRQGVKNLEKSEANGTITLNSLRDVSNAMDLKLVYAMVPKDGTINDLVNVKAEKLARRIVMRTNQNMKLEDQGIEEKKLAKTIQELANEIKREMRKSLWD, from the coding sequence ATGAGAAACAAACACTCACTTTTAATAGAACAGTTAGACCAAAAACTGCAACCATTTGATCAAACTAAAAAAGCCCTGGTACCAGAACGTGGATGGATTAATACAATTCGGACCACGTTAAATATGACTATGGCCCAACTTGGGACCAAATTAAATATTACACGACAAGGCGTCAAAAATCTTGAAAAAAGTGAGGCTAATGGCACTATAACGTTAAATTCTCTTAGGGATGTATCTAATGCAATGGACCTAAAATTGGTTTATGCAATGGTTCCAAAGGATGGTACCATAAATGATTTAGTAAATGTAAAAGCAGAGAAATTGGCCCGAAGAATTGTGATGAGGACCAATCAAAATATGAAATTAGAGGACCAAGGAATTGAAGAAAAAAAATTAGCCAAAACCATACAAGAACTTGCTAATGAGATTAAGCGCGAGATGAGAAAATCACTATGGGACTAG